From the genome of Azospirillum brasilense, one region includes:
- a CDS encoding DedA family protein: protein MTWLQDWGDAFYPLAFIWAFFEGETFVIFGGMGAHLGIINLYWLVAAVWIGSFMGDQCYFWIGRKWGGKALARFPAAEARATRVLYWLETYGVGFILAFRFLYGVRNIASVAVGTSRMPWRKFLFWNFIAAGIWAWSFAGAGYLFGEAAAAIGENGPKILLLIALGIGVTIFAVKSVMWVRRRYAASETQA, encoded by the coding sequence ATGACCTGGCTCCAGGATTGGGGCGATGCCTTCTATCCCCTGGCCTTCATATGGGCCTTCTTCGAAGGCGAGACCTTCGTCATTTTCGGCGGGATGGGCGCGCATCTGGGGATCATCAACCTATACTGGTTGGTTGCCGCCGTGTGGATCGGCAGCTTCATGGGCGACCAGTGCTATTTCTGGATCGGCCGCAAATGGGGCGGCAAGGCTCTGGCCCGCTTCCCGGCGGCGGAGGCCCGTGCGACGCGCGTGCTGTACTGGCTGGAAACCTACGGCGTCGGCTTCATCCTGGCCTTCCGCTTCCTGTACGGGGTGCGCAACATCGCCTCGGTCGCCGTCGGCACGTCCCGCATGCCCTGGCGCAAGTTCCTGTTCTGGAACTTCATCGCCGCCGGCATCTGGGCCTGGAGCTTCGCCGGGGCCGGCTATCTGTTCGGCGAGGCCGCCGCCGCCATCGGCGAGAACGGCCCGAAGATCCTCCTGCTCATCGCGCTGGGCATCGGCGTCACCATCTTCGCGGTGAAGAGCGTGATGTGGGTCCGCCGCCGCTACGCCGCCTCTGAGACGCAGGCGTAA
- a CDS encoding putative toxin-antitoxin system toxin component, PIN family, whose translation MTASSPHAAPFRVVLDTNILVGYALLGAEVPRRSLAIQRSVEAVRAQGTAFVSDATLAELREVLMRPDFDRYRPAGERAAFLAAFAAEARRVEPAPVERLCRDPEDDMFLAVALAADADWLVTVDRQLLSVRRVGRTRILRPERFLDAIA comes from the coding sequence GCCCCACGCCGCCCCCTTCCGGGTCGTTCTGGACACCAACATCCTTGTCGGCTACGCCCTGCTTGGCGCCGAGGTGCCCCGCCGCAGCCTGGCCATCCAGCGCAGCGTCGAGGCGGTGCGGGCGCAAGGAACCGCCTTCGTCTCCGACGCCACGCTGGCGGAACTGCGCGAGGTGCTGATGCGCCCGGACTTCGACCGCTACCGCCCGGCCGGGGAGCGTGCCGCATTCCTGGCCGCCTTCGCCGCGGAGGCCCGGCGGGTCGAGCCCGCCCCGGTGGAGCGGCTGTGCCGCGACCCCGAAGACGACATGTTCCTGGCCGTGGCGCTGGCCGCCGACGCCGACTGGCTGGTGACGGTGGACCGGCAGCTCCTGTCGGTGCGTCGGGTGGGCCGCACCCGCATCCTGCGCCCCGAGCGGTTCCTGGACGCGATCGCATGA